ATATCTTTAACTTGACATGATGAGCGTTTGTTATTTGTGAAGGGAAAGATGCCACTGACGAGTTTGAGGATGCTGGGCATAGCAAAAGTGCCAGGGAACTCATGGAGAAATTCTGCATTGGGGAGCTAGACGAATCTTCCCTGGCAATCCCTGAACTTGAAATTGTTCGAGCAGAGCAAGCTTCTGACATCTCAAAGAAGATTGTGGAGTTTACTAAGCGATACTGGGTTGTTCCAGTAGCTGTTGCAGGCATATCTGCGGTTGTTGGCTTTCTATACTTGAGAAAGAAGTGATCCAATTTGCATCTCATCCCCTGCAAGCTTATAACAGCTCGAACCTTTTAAACCATAGTAAAGACTAGTTTCTGGCAGGAAGAGGGGAGGGTGAGGGGAAGGAAGAGGTTGAAAGATCAAACATTTGATTGAGCATTTTTTGTGATTCATTTGTTGCACCTCCAAGCAGAACTGACTACTGCAGTGATACCTTCTTATAGGTTGGCGGAGGATCTTTAAAGCCAAATGAGCTTGCAATTTCGATTCTGTTTGTCTTTCTTGTGTCTTTTACTTCGTTTTTATTTCTTCTGGTATTGAAGAGTCACTCAACAATCTGAACTTCCATGGCAGCAAGAGCCATATGATGCCAAGTGAGGCGTAGAAGCTCAATTATAAGCAAGTATCTTTAATGTTTAATTGACGTTTCATCTATTGACAAATAAAATCCTATGATGGAAAAAGGTGAGTCATAACAAATTAAAGTATGCTCGGTGATATCTTCATCTTGTTGCTGAAGTACTAAAGTCAAAATCCCAACAATCAAATATTTTACAACTTTTGAATGAATATTATATTATTTGAGTTGGAAATCATGCTTGATATATTTGAGTTGTTGTGGCTGACCATATATACCACATTATTAATGAAAAGAAGgaattaaaatgaaaaattttaggCAAAATAGATTTTAAGCTATCATTAAGAAGTCAGTTCTCAAAATCGACTCGGGAATCAAATAAATCGAAACAAAATTTAGTTTTAGTTAATATTTCAGAACttaatatacaaaaaattaaaacttatATACtacaataaataaaacaaacataTATACCATATCATATACTATACTACTTACTTTagatttacttgttttaatttacaaaaaaaattgtttggCTTAAGTAATAATCAAGTCAAAGTTTTGTCTGAATTTTGACTTGAATAGTAATCTAGCCAAATCACCCTCATAactt
This portion of the Coffea eugenioides isolate CCC68of chromosome 11, Ceug_1.0, whole genome shotgun sequence genome encodes:
- the LOC113753173 gene encoding cytochrome b5; amino-acid sequence: MAKLSKLYTMQEAAQHNTSEDCWVVIDGKVYDVSSYLNEHPGGDDVLIAATGKDATDEFEDAGHSKSARELMEKFCIGELDESSLAIPELEIVRAEQASDISKKIVEFTKRYWVVPVAVAGISAVVGFLYLRKK